The following nucleotide sequence is from bacterium.
TGCACTCCTTTGCTAAATATATTTCACAAATAGGATGTGCATATCCATCCTTTACTGCAGTAATCAATTCCCATAACTTTGGAAATGATTCCGGATTGCTCAGTCCTCTTACACTTTTTATGATAACAGGACGCAATTCATATCCTGTAAGTCCTGCTTCTTTAAACAATTGTGCTACCCGATCAGTAATTAAACCATCACTATCAAGTGTCCAAGTAAAGTCTCCAATCTTAGGAGAACGTAGTTCAATACTTAATATTTCCATTCTCTCTCCCGCCCTTTGATGACCAGGATTTACAGGACAATAAATGGTGTTTTTGTATTTCATTTCTTCTGACCATATAGCAACAGGGTATTTTTTATCATCAGTACCAATTGTATAAACATAAAACTTCATCCTTATCACCTCACTTAAGATTAAATTGTAATTTCATTTTCTCTAACTGTTGCAGTATGTGTTCTCGTGTTGGTTTAATTCCCATTCTCTCATATTTATTAAAAAACTCTCGCCACTGCTTATTCCAATTATTAGGTCCTGTATGTAATCCTCCGGGTTTTAATCTATGTTTCTCTTGAGAAATTTTAATAGTATATTTCTCAGGATTTAACCCTGCATCTCTAAACCTCTCAGCAAATTCTTTAGGAAGCAAATGGTGAGTTTCTAATTTTGTAGCTCCTCTTCCTATAACCTTTGCACCAATTTTGCCTATTGCCTTACCACCACCAACAAGAACTGTTTTTATTCCACCAACAACTATCTTTCCAGCTCCCAAGAAATCTGTTGGATCAACTGGATCGCTAATAATTGTCTCTTTCTCTGCAGTAGGTACTGCACCTAAAATAGGTAATAAAGCATTTGCTATTCCAGAACCAACTCCCGAAATAGCTCCTGTTCTTGCCCCTTCCCAGAAATCTCCACCATACATTAATGAACTTATGCCACCAGTTATCGCCCCTTCTACTCCTAATTGGAATATATCTCCTAATGGACCTCCCCAATCTCCAAAATCTATCCCTGCACTTATCCCCGCACTGAATTGATTAAACATCCAGCTACTACCAGCACTCATTAAAGCTGCATCCCATCCACCGTATTGATATGCCTCATAGACATTATAAAGTGTCTTTGCTGCCGTATAGAATTTCCATACTGCCCATATAAATTGCCAGAATTCTCCATTCGGGTCTATATTTGTGAGCGGATTATTAGCACAGTAGACATAGAGATTATCTGCTGGGATTTGAACTGGATCAGGTGTAATAAATCTACCAAGTGCCGGATCATAGTATCTGGCGCCGAAGTAGAATAAGCCGCTGTCATCCAGCTCCTTACCGGT
It contains:
- a CDS encoding RHS repeat-associated core domain-containing protein, with protein sequence TLLANGKAYEIVRVVQKLESPPAEKVTITSKTSYVYGNGQLVAKLQEEPINSAPKIYYYHNDHLGSSRVISDKDGKVVEQYFYYPFGGGGPVGGPTFTGKELDDSGLFYFGARYYDPALGRFITPDPVQIPADNLYVYCANNPLTNIDPNGEFWQFIWAVWKFYTAAKTLYNVYEAYQYGGWDAALMSAGSSWMFNQFSAGISAGIDFGDWGGPLGDIFQLGVEGAITGGISSLMYGGDFWEGARTGAISGVGSGIANALLPILGAVPTAEKETIISDPVDPTDFLGAGKIVVGGIKTVLVGGGKAIGKIGAKVIGRGATKLETHHLLPKEFAERFRDAGLNPEKYTIKISQEKHRLKPGGLHTGPNNWNKQWREFFNKYERMGIKPTREHILQQLEKMKLQFNLK